From one Acidobacteriota bacterium genomic stretch:
- a CDS encoding hydrogenase maturation nickel metallochaperone HypA: MHEMGVAAEVRRIARQSVADRGPGRITCVRLAVGDLAAIEPELLKYAWEALVEGTPEAGATLEVDWRPATQTCRICGDLPGRAPGTWLRLCPRCDGVLSVTGGDDLDVLQVVFEEEDPVEREAQGGER, translated from the coding sequence GTGCACGAGATGGGCGTCGCCGCCGAGGTGCGCCGGATCGCGCGCCAGTCCGTCGCGGATCGCGGCCCCGGGCGCATCACGTGCGTACGCCTCGCGGTCGGCGACCTCGCGGCCATCGAACCCGAGCTCCTGAAGTACGCGTGGGAGGCGCTCGTCGAGGGCACGCCCGAGGCAGGGGCGACCCTGGAAGTCGACTGGCGGCCCGCGACGCAGACGTGCCGCATCTGCGGCGACCTGCCCGGGCGCGCGCCCGGAACGTGGCTGCGGCTCTGCCCGCGCTGCGACGGCGTCCTCAGCGTGACGGGCGGAGACGACCTCGACGTCCTGCAGGTGGTCTTCGAGGAGGAAGATCCCGTGGAACGCGAAGCGCAGGGAGGGGAGCGATGA
- the hypE gene encoding hydrogenase expression/formation protein HypE, with the protein MAGAKPPSPAPAPDLGAALTAASCPVPAPTAGETILMAHGGGGRLTQRLIETLFLKSFDNPALRELHDGAILEAGGMRLAFSTDSFVIHPLFFPGGDIGSLAVNGTVNDLAMCGAQPLALSAGLILEEGLPIADLERIVASMQRAASGARVSIVTGDTKVVDRGKGDGVFVNVTGVGIVPPGVVISPRRARAGDVVLVSGEIAVHGIAIMSLREGLRFETTLESDTAALNGLVADLLAAAGDAVHVLRDPTRGGVASTLNEIAGQAAVGIRLEETKLPIAEEVRGACEILGLDPLYVANEGKLLAIVAPEAADAALAALRAHPLGAKAAAIGTVVSEGPGRVTLKSRIGGTRIVDLLTGEQLPRIC; encoded by the coding sequence ATGGCCGGAGCGAAGCCGCCTTCCCCCGCCCCCGCCCCCGACCTCGGCGCTGCGCTCACGGCGGCGTCGTGTCCCGTGCCCGCGCCGACCGCTGGCGAGACGATCCTCATGGCGCACGGCGGCGGCGGACGCCTCACACAGCGCCTCATCGAGACCCTGTTCCTCAAGAGCTTCGACAACCCGGCGCTCCGCGAGCTGCACGACGGCGCGATCCTCGAAGCGGGCGGCATGCGCCTCGCTTTTTCGACCGACTCGTTCGTGATCCACCCGTTGTTCTTCCCCGGCGGCGACATCGGCTCTCTCGCCGTCAACGGCACCGTGAACGACCTCGCGATGTGCGGGGCGCAGCCGCTCGCGCTCTCGGCGGGCCTCATCCTCGAGGAGGGCCTCCCGATCGCGGACCTCGAGCGGATCGTCGCCTCCATGCAGCGCGCGGCCTCTGGCGCGCGCGTCTCGATCGTCACGGGCGACACAAAGGTCGTGGACCGCGGCAAGGGCGACGGCGTCTTCGTGAACGTGACGGGCGTCGGAATCGTCCCACCCGGCGTCGTGATCTCGCCGCGGCGCGCGCGTGCGGGCGACGTCGTCCTCGTGAGCGGCGAGATCGCCGTCCACGGGATCGCGATCATGTCGCTCCGCGAGGGCCTGCGCTTCGAGACGACGCTCGAGAGCGACACGGCCGCGCTGAACGGCCTCGTCGCGGACCTCCTCGCGGCCGCCGGCGACGCCGTGCACGTCCTGCGCGACCCGACGCGCGGCGGCGTGGCCTCGACGCTGAACGAGATCGCGGGCCAGGCCGCCGTCGGCATCCGCCTCGAGGAGACGAAACTCCCGATCGCCGAGGAGGTGCGCGGGGCCTGCGAGATCCTCGGCCTCGACCCGCTCTACGTCGCGAACGAGGGCAAGCTCCTCGCGATCGTCGCGCCGGAGGCCGCCGACGCGGCGCTCGCGGCGCTGCGGGCCCACCCCCTCGGCGCGAAGGCCGCCGCGATCGGCACGGTCGTCTCCGAGGGCCCGGGCCGCGTGACGCTGAAGAGCCGCATCGGGGGAACGCGCATCGTCGACCTCCTGACGGGCGAGCAGCTCCCGAGGATCTGCTGA